Proteins encoded in a region of the Oxyura jamaicensis isolate SHBP4307 breed ruddy duck chromosome 17, BPBGC_Ojam_1.0, whole genome shotgun sequence genome:
- the DOLPP1 gene encoding dolichyldiphosphatase 1 isoform X1 has product MAAVGECSLPAPWRPLSLTHVEYPAGDFSGQLLAYLSLGPIFIIVGFVTLIIFKRELHTISFLGGLAFNEGVNWLIKNVIREPRPCEEAHSTVTTKYGMPSSHSQFMWFFSVYSFLFLYLRMHQTNNARFLDLLWRHVLSICLVTVALLVSYSRVYLLYHTWSQVLYGGVAGSIMAIAWFAFTQEILTPLFPRIAAWPISEFFLIRDTSLIPNILWFEYTVTRAEARNRQRKLGTKLQ; this is encoded by the exons ATGGCCGCAGTCGGCGAGTGCTCGCTCCCCGCTCCGTGGCGGCCGCTCTCCCTCACCCACGTCGAGTACCCGGCAG GTGATTTCTCGGGTCAGCTTTTAGCTTATTTGAGCCTCGGTCCGATATTCATCATTGTTGGCTTTGTAACGCTCATCATATTCAAGAGGGAGCTTCACACG ATCTCGTTCTTGGGAGGGCTGGCATTCAACGAGGGAGTGAACTGGTTAATAAAAAACGTTATCCGGGAGCCACGGCCTTGTGAAG AAGCCCATTCAACAGTGACCACAAAATATGGGATGCCGTCCAGCCACTCCCAGTTCATGTGGTTTTTCTCAGTCtattcatttctgttcctttatttAAG AATGCACCAAACAAACAATGCGAGGTTTCTGGATTTACTATGGCGACATGTGCTGTCCATCTGCCTCGTCACAGTGGCTTTGCTAGTCTCATATAGTAG GGTTTATTTGCTTTACCACACCTGGAGCCAAGTCTTATACGGAGGTGTGGCAGGAAGCATTATGGCCATAGCCTGGTTTGCCTTCACACAGGAGATACTAACTCCTCTCTTCCCAAGGATAGCTGCGTG GCCAATTTCAGAGTTCTTTTTAATCCGAGACACCAGCCTCATTCCTAACATCCTGTGGTTTGAATATACAGTCACAAGAGCAGAGGCGAG AAACAGACAGCGCAAGCTGGGGACGAAGCTCCAGTGA
- the MIGA2 gene encoding mitoguardin 2 isoform X1 encodes MAFRRTEGMSIIQALAMTVAEIPVFVYTTFGQVQRAGKAFLGGSLAFLFEGCLTLFLQRKKGWRNRFFIVALSYLLCLKSVFSQLRLSPGLRKVLFATALGTVALALAAHQLKRRRRRKKQIAPDKCGFKPGGITVPILPTRRVSSVKKGYSSKRVQSPGSKSNDTLSGISSIEPSKHSSSSHSLASMVAVNSSSPTPAAAGTWEAQAMGDAGAGGDSSAESLYVQGMELFEEALQKWEQALTIRQRDSASTSTPVPWDSKKHQDTLSESIAEEESQKREFAEKLESLLHRAYHLQEEFGSSLPSDSVLLDLEKTLMLPLTDGSLRLRTDDEDSSVSEDSFFSAAELFDSLHFEEIPFHLSKPVAAYEEALQLVKEGKVACRTLRTELLGCYSDQDFLAKLHCVRQAFQELLEDESNQLFFGEVGKQMVIGLMTKAEKNPKAFLESYEEMLHYALKPETWPTTQQELEGRGVVCMSFFDIVLDFILMDAFEDLENPPSSVLAVLRNRWLSDSFKETALATACWSVLKAKRRLLMVPDGFISHFYSVSEHVSPVLAFGFLGPKQQLSEVCGFFKHQIVQYLKDMFDFDNVRYTTVQLLAEDILQLSRRRSEILLGYLGTESAPEMNGTLPAENEPLKELI; translated from the exons ATGGCATTTAGAAGGACCGAGGGAATGTCCATCATCCAGGCCTTGGCAATGACCGTGGCGGAGATCCCCGTGTTTGTGTACACGACGTTTGGGCAGGTACAGCGAGCAGGAAAGGCTTTCCTGGGTGGTTCCTTGGCTTTTCTCTTTGAGGGTTgtctg ACCTTatttttacaaaggaaaaaagggtgGCGGAATCGGTTTTTCATTGTTGCTCTTTCATATCTTTTGTGTTTAAAGTCTGTCTTCTCTCAGCTGCGGCTCTCCCCAGGCCTACGTAAGGTGCTGTTTGCTACGGCTCTCGGGACGGTTGCGTTGGCTCTTGCAGCTCACCAGCTGAAGCGGCGTCGGCGTCGAAAGAAGCAGATCGCTCCAGACAAGTGTGGCTTTAAGCCTGGAGGCATCACGGTGCCCATCCTGCCAACGAGAAGGGTCTCGTCCGTGAAGAAAG GGTACTCCAGCAAGAGAGTCCAGAGTCCCGGCAGCAAGAGCAATGACACGCTCAGCGGGATATCGTCCATCGAGCCCAGCAAACATTCCAGTTCCTCCCACAGCCTCGCCTCG ATGGTAGCAGTGAACTCTTCGAGTccaacaccagcagcagcagggacgtGGGAGGCCCAGGCGATGGGGGACGCTGGAGCTGGGGGTGATTCCAGCGCAGAGAGCCTCTACGTGCAAG GCATGGAGCTGTTCGAGGAGGCCCTGCAGAAGTGGGAGCAGGCGCTGACCATCCGGCAGCGGGACAGTGCTAGCACCAGCACCCCCGTGCCCTGGGACAGCAAGAAGCACCAGGACACCTTGTCTGAGAGCATCGCAGAG GAGGAGTCCCAGAAAAGGGAGTTTGCAGAGAAGCTGGAGTCCCTCTTGCACCGAGCCTACCACCTCCAGGAAGAGTTTGGGTCTTCGCTTCCATCGGACAGCGTGCTGCTGGATCTGG AGAAGACCTTGATGCTGCCACTGACGGATGGGTCGTTACGGCTTCGGACGGATGATGAGGACAGCTCCGTTTCCGAGGACTCcttcttctctgcagcagag CTCTTTGACTCCCTTCACTTTGAGGAGATACCATTCCATCTCTCCAAGCCAGTGGCGGCCTACGAGGAAGCTCTGCAGTTAGTGAAAGAAGGGAAGGTTGCGTGCCGGACGCTGAG GACAGAGCTCCTCGGCTGCTACAGCGACCAGGATTTCCTTGCGAAGCTGCACTGCGTCAGGCAGGCCTTCCAG gagctgctggaggatgaAAGCAATCAGCTGTTTTTTGGGGAGGTCGGGAAGCAAATGGTGATAGGACTGATGACAAAGGCTGAAAAG aatCCCAAAGCTTTTCTGGAAAGCTACGAGGAGATGCTGCACTATGCGCTGAAGCCAGAGACCTGGCCGACcacccagcaggagctggagggaagaggg GTGGTGTGCATGAGCTTCTTTGATATTGTGCTGGACTTTATCCTCATGGATGCTTTTGAGGACCTGGAGAATCCGCCCTCCTccgtgctggctgtgctgcgcAACCGCTGGCTCTCGGACAGCTTCAAGGAGACG GCCCTAGCAACTGCCTGTTGGTCggttctgaaagcaaaaaggagGCTTCTGATG GTACCAGATGGCTTTATCTCTCATTTCTACTCCGTATCGGAGCATGTCAGTCCTGTTCTAGCCTTCGGTTTTCTGGGGcccaagcagcagctctctgaagTCTGTGGTTTCTTCAAG CACCAGATAGTACAGTACCTGAAGGACATGTTTGATTTCGACAACGTGAGGTACACGACggtgcagctgctggcagaagaCATCTTGCAGCTGTCGCGGCGGCGCAGTGAGATCCTCTTGGGTTATCTGGGCACCGAGAGCGCCCCTGAGATGAACGGCACGCTTCCTGCTGAAAACGAGCCACTGAAGGAGCTCATCTGA
- the MIGA2 gene encoding mitoguardin 2 isoform X2: MAFRRTEGMSIIQALAMTVAEIPVFVYTTFGQSVFSQLRLSPGLRKVLFATALGTVALALAAHQLKRRRRRKKQIAPDKCGFKPGGITVPILPTRRVSSVKKGYSSKRVQSPGSKSNDTLSGISSIEPSKHSSSSHSLASMVAVNSSSPTPAAAGTWEAQAMGDAGAGGDSSAESLYVQGMELFEEALQKWEQALTIRQRDSASTSTPVPWDSKKHQDTLSESIAEEESQKREFAEKLESLLHRAYHLQEEFGSSLPSDSVLLDLEKTLMLPLTDGSLRLRTDDEDSSVSEDSFFSAAELFDSLHFEEIPFHLSKPVAAYEEALQLVKEGKVACRTLRTELLGCYSDQDFLAKLHCVRQAFQELLEDESNQLFFGEVGKQMVIGLMTKAEKNPKAFLESYEEMLHYALKPETWPTTQQELEGRGVVCMSFFDIVLDFILMDAFEDLENPPSSVLAVLRNRWLSDSFKETALATACWSVLKAKRRLLMVPDGFISHFYSVSEHVSPVLAFGFLGPKQQLSEVCGFFKHQIVQYLKDMFDFDNVRYTTVQLLAEDILQLSRRRSEILLGYLGTESAPEMNGTLPAENEPLKELI; the protein is encoded by the exons ATGGCATTTAGAAGGACCGAGGGAATGTCCATCATCCAGGCCTTGGCAATGACCGTGGCGGAGATCCCCGTGTTTGTGTACACGACGTTTGGGCAG TCTGTCTTCTCTCAGCTGCGGCTCTCCCCAGGCCTACGTAAGGTGCTGTTTGCTACGGCTCTCGGGACGGTTGCGTTGGCTCTTGCAGCTCACCAGCTGAAGCGGCGTCGGCGTCGAAAGAAGCAGATCGCTCCAGACAAGTGTGGCTTTAAGCCTGGAGGCATCACGGTGCCCATCCTGCCAACGAGAAGGGTCTCGTCCGTGAAGAAAG GGTACTCCAGCAAGAGAGTCCAGAGTCCCGGCAGCAAGAGCAATGACACGCTCAGCGGGATATCGTCCATCGAGCCCAGCAAACATTCCAGTTCCTCCCACAGCCTCGCCTCG ATGGTAGCAGTGAACTCTTCGAGTccaacaccagcagcagcagggacgtGGGAGGCCCAGGCGATGGGGGACGCTGGAGCTGGGGGTGATTCCAGCGCAGAGAGCCTCTACGTGCAAG GCATGGAGCTGTTCGAGGAGGCCCTGCAGAAGTGGGAGCAGGCGCTGACCATCCGGCAGCGGGACAGTGCTAGCACCAGCACCCCCGTGCCCTGGGACAGCAAGAAGCACCAGGACACCTTGTCTGAGAGCATCGCAGAG GAGGAGTCCCAGAAAAGGGAGTTTGCAGAGAAGCTGGAGTCCCTCTTGCACCGAGCCTACCACCTCCAGGAAGAGTTTGGGTCTTCGCTTCCATCGGACAGCGTGCTGCTGGATCTGG AGAAGACCTTGATGCTGCCACTGACGGATGGGTCGTTACGGCTTCGGACGGATGATGAGGACAGCTCCGTTTCCGAGGACTCcttcttctctgcagcagag CTCTTTGACTCCCTTCACTTTGAGGAGATACCATTCCATCTCTCCAAGCCAGTGGCGGCCTACGAGGAAGCTCTGCAGTTAGTGAAAGAAGGGAAGGTTGCGTGCCGGACGCTGAG GACAGAGCTCCTCGGCTGCTACAGCGACCAGGATTTCCTTGCGAAGCTGCACTGCGTCAGGCAGGCCTTCCAG gagctgctggaggatgaAAGCAATCAGCTGTTTTTTGGGGAGGTCGGGAAGCAAATGGTGATAGGACTGATGACAAAGGCTGAAAAG aatCCCAAAGCTTTTCTGGAAAGCTACGAGGAGATGCTGCACTATGCGCTGAAGCCAGAGACCTGGCCGACcacccagcaggagctggagggaagaggg GTGGTGTGCATGAGCTTCTTTGATATTGTGCTGGACTTTATCCTCATGGATGCTTTTGAGGACCTGGAGAATCCGCCCTCCTccgtgctggctgtgctgcgcAACCGCTGGCTCTCGGACAGCTTCAAGGAGACG GCCCTAGCAACTGCCTGTTGGTCggttctgaaagcaaaaaggagGCTTCTGATG GTACCAGATGGCTTTATCTCTCATTTCTACTCCGTATCGGAGCATGTCAGTCCTGTTCTAGCCTTCGGTTTTCTGGGGcccaagcagcagctctctgaagTCTGTGGTTTCTTCAAG CACCAGATAGTACAGTACCTGAAGGACATGTTTGATTTCGACAACGTGAGGTACACGACggtgcagctgctggcagaagaCATCTTGCAGCTGTCGCGGCGGCGCAGTGAGATCCTCTTGGGTTATCTGGGCACCGAGAGCGCCCCTGAGATGAACGGCACGCTTCCTGCTGAAAACGAGCCACTGAAGGAGCTCATCTGA
- the DOLPP1 gene encoding dolichyldiphosphatase 1 isoform X2, giving the protein MAAVGECSLPAPWRPLSLTHVEYPAGDFSGQLLAYLSLGPIFIIVGFVTLIIFKRELHTISFLGGLAFNEGVNWLIKNVIREPRPCEEAHSTVTTKYGMPSSHSQFMWFFSVYSFLFLYLRVYLLYHTWSQVLYGGVAGSIMAIAWFAFTQEILTPLFPRIAAWPISEFFLIRDTSLIPNILWFEYTVTRAEARNRQRKLGTKLQ; this is encoded by the exons ATGGCCGCAGTCGGCGAGTGCTCGCTCCCCGCTCCGTGGCGGCCGCTCTCCCTCACCCACGTCGAGTACCCGGCAG GTGATTTCTCGGGTCAGCTTTTAGCTTATTTGAGCCTCGGTCCGATATTCATCATTGTTGGCTTTGTAACGCTCATCATATTCAAGAGGGAGCTTCACACG ATCTCGTTCTTGGGAGGGCTGGCATTCAACGAGGGAGTGAACTGGTTAATAAAAAACGTTATCCGGGAGCCACGGCCTTGTGAAG AAGCCCATTCAACAGTGACCACAAAATATGGGATGCCGTCCAGCCACTCCCAGTTCATGTGGTTTTTCTCAGTCtattcatttctgttcctttatttAAG GGTTTATTTGCTTTACCACACCTGGAGCCAAGTCTTATACGGAGGTGTGGCAGGAAGCATTATGGCCATAGCCTGGTTTGCCTTCACACAGGAGATACTAACTCCTCTCTTCCCAAGGATAGCTGCGTG GCCAATTTCAGAGTTCTTTTTAATCCGAGACACCAGCCTCATTCCTAACATCCTGTGGTTTGAATATACAGTCACAAGAGCAGAGGCGAG AAACAGACAGCGCAAGCTGGGGACGAAGCTCCAGTGA
- the MIGA2 gene encoding mitoguardin 2 isoform X3 codes for MAFRRTEGMSIIQALAMTVAEIPVFVYTTFGQLRLSPGLRKVLFATALGTVALALAAHQLKRRRRRKKQIAPDKCGFKPGGITVPILPTRRVSSVKKGYSSKRVQSPGSKSNDTLSGISSIEPSKHSSSSHSLASMVAVNSSSPTPAAAGTWEAQAMGDAGAGGDSSAESLYVQGMELFEEALQKWEQALTIRQRDSASTSTPVPWDSKKHQDTLSESIAEEESQKREFAEKLESLLHRAYHLQEEFGSSLPSDSVLLDLEKTLMLPLTDGSLRLRTDDEDSSVSEDSFFSAAELFDSLHFEEIPFHLSKPVAAYEEALQLVKEGKVACRTLRTELLGCYSDQDFLAKLHCVRQAFQELLEDESNQLFFGEVGKQMVIGLMTKAEKNPKAFLESYEEMLHYALKPETWPTTQQELEGRGVVCMSFFDIVLDFILMDAFEDLENPPSSVLAVLRNRWLSDSFKETALATACWSVLKAKRRLLMVPDGFISHFYSVSEHVSPVLAFGFLGPKQQLSEVCGFFKHQIVQYLKDMFDFDNVRYTTVQLLAEDILQLSRRRSEILLGYLGTESAPEMNGTLPAENEPLKELI; via the exons ATGGCATTTAGAAGGACCGAGGGAATGTCCATCATCCAGGCCTTGGCAATGACCGTGGCGGAGATCCCCGTGTTTGTGTACACGACGTTTGGGCAG CTGCGGCTCTCCCCAGGCCTACGTAAGGTGCTGTTTGCTACGGCTCTCGGGACGGTTGCGTTGGCTCTTGCAGCTCACCAGCTGAAGCGGCGTCGGCGTCGAAAGAAGCAGATCGCTCCAGACAAGTGTGGCTTTAAGCCTGGAGGCATCACGGTGCCCATCCTGCCAACGAGAAGGGTCTCGTCCGTGAAGAAAG GGTACTCCAGCAAGAGAGTCCAGAGTCCCGGCAGCAAGAGCAATGACACGCTCAGCGGGATATCGTCCATCGAGCCCAGCAAACATTCCAGTTCCTCCCACAGCCTCGCCTCG ATGGTAGCAGTGAACTCTTCGAGTccaacaccagcagcagcagggacgtGGGAGGCCCAGGCGATGGGGGACGCTGGAGCTGGGGGTGATTCCAGCGCAGAGAGCCTCTACGTGCAAG GCATGGAGCTGTTCGAGGAGGCCCTGCAGAAGTGGGAGCAGGCGCTGACCATCCGGCAGCGGGACAGTGCTAGCACCAGCACCCCCGTGCCCTGGGACAGCAAGAAGCACCAGGACACCTTGTCTGAGAGCATCGCAGAG GAGGAGTCCCAGAAAAGGGAGTTTGCAGAGAAGCTGGAGTCCCTCTTGCACCGAGCCTACCACCTCCAGGAAGAGTTTGGGTCTTCGCTTCCATCGGACAGCGTGCTGCTGGATCTGG AGAAGACCTTGATGCTGCCACTGACGGATGGGTCGTTACGGCTTCGGACGGATGATGAGGACAGCTCCGTTTCCGAGGACTCcttcttctctgcagcagag CTCTTTGACTCCCTTCACTTTGAGGAGATACCATTCCATCTCTCCAAGCCAGTGGCGGCCTACGAGGAAGCTCTGCAGTTAGTGAAAGAAGGGAAGGTTGCGTGCCGGACGCTGAG GACAGAGCTCCTCGGCTGCTACAGCGACCAGGATTTCCTTGCGAAGCTGCACTGCGTCAGGCAGGCCTTCCAG gagctgctggaggatgaAAGCAATCAGCTGTTTTTTGGGGAGGTCGGGAAGCAAATGGTGATAGGACTGATGACAAAGGCTGAAAAG aatCCCAAAGCTTTTCTGGAAAGCTACGAGGAGATGCTGCACTATGCGCTGAAGCCAGAGACCTGGCCGACcacccagcaggagctggagggaagaggg GTGGTGTGCATGAGCTTCTTTGATATTGTGCTGGACTTTATCCTCATGGATGCTTTTGAGGACCTGGAGAATCCGCCCTCCTccgtgctggctgtgctgcgcAACCGCTGGCTCTCGGACAGCTTCAAGGAGACG GCCCTAGCAACTGCCTGTTGGTCggttctgaaagcaaaaaggagGCTTCTGATG GTACCAGATGGCTTTATCTCTCATTTCTACTCCGTATCGGAGCATGTCAGTCCTGTTCTAGCCTTCGGTTTTCTGGGGcccaagcagcagctctctgaagTCTGTGGTTTCTTCAAG CACCAGATAGTACAGTACCTGAAGGACATGTTTGATTTCGACAACGTGAGGTACACGACggtgcagctgctggcagaagaCATCTTGCAGCTGTCGCGGCGGCGCAGTGAGATCCTCTTGGGTTATCTGGGCACCGAGAGCGCCCCTGAGATGAACGGCACGCTTCCTGCTGAAAACGAGCCACTGAAGGAGCTCATCTGA